A window of Pantoea agglomerans contains these coding sequences:
- the astA gene encoding arginine N-succinyltransferase produces MMVIRPVEHDDLPQLLALAGKTGGGLTSLPVDSPTLQARIERSLQTWQGALPRAEQGYVFVLADSDDNRAVGICAIEVAVGLQEPWYNFRVGTQVHASKELNVYAALPTLSLSNDHTGSSELCTLFLDPDYRDGKNGYLLSKSRFLFMANFRHQFMDRVVAEMRGVSDDAGHSPFWESVGSRFFSMEFRKADFLSGTGQKAFIAELMPKHPLYIDYLSPEARAVIGQVHEKTAPARAVLEAEGFRYRNYIDIFDGGPTLECEIDDIRAIRKSHVRSAALGEPDEHAPLCLVANLDYHRFRVALLPARIEQHDVVLNENQLRALHVEPGDSLRVVTLGGEEKKA; encoded by the coding sequence ATGATGGTGATTCGCCCTGTTGAACATGACGACCTGCCGCAGCTGCTGGCGCTGGCGGGCAAAACCGGCGGCGGGCTGACCTCGCTGCCGGTTGACAGCCCCACCTTGCAGGCGCGCATCGAGCGCTCGCTGCAAACCTGGCAGGGCGCGCTGCCGCGCGCCGAACAGGGCTACGTATTTGTGCTGGCGGACAGCGACGATAATCGCGCCGTGGGCATCTGCGCCATTGAGGTGGCGGTGGGGCTGCAGGAGCCCTGGTATAACTTTCGCGTCGGCACCCAGGTGCACGCCTCGAAAGAGCTGAATGTCTATGCGGCGCTGCCGACGCTCTCGCTGAGCAATGACCACACCGGCAGCAGCGAACTCTGCACGCTGTTTCTCGACCCTGACTACCGCGACGGTAAAAACGGCTATCTGCTCTCGAAGTCGCGCTTTCTGTTTATGGCCAACTTTCGCCATCAGTTTATGGATCGCGTGGTGGCGGAGATGCGCGGCGTCAGCGATGACGCGGGCCATTCCCCCTTCTGGGAGAGCGTCGGCAGCCGCTTTTTCTCTATGGAGTTTCGCAAGGCTGACTTCCTCAGCGGCACCGGCCAGAAGGCGTTTATCGCCGAGCTGATGCCGAAGCATCCGCTCTATATCGACTACCTGTCGCCAGAGGCGCGGGCGGTGATCGGCCAGGTGCATGAGAAGACCGCCCCCGCGCGTGCGGTGCTGGAGGCGGAAGGGTTCCGCTACCGCAACTATATCGACATCTTTGACGGCGGCCCGACGCTGGAGTGCGAAATCGACGACATTCGCGCCATCCGCAAAAGCCATGTGCGCAGCGCCGCGCTCGGCGAGCCGGACGAGCATGCGCCGCTCTGCCTGGTGGCAAATCTGGACTATCACCGTTTCCGCGTCGCGCTGCTGCCTGCGCGCATCGAGCAGCACGACGTGGTACTTAACGAAAATCAGCTCAGGGCGTTGCACGTTGAGCCAGGCGACAGCCTGCGCGTGGTAACGCTGGGCGGTGAGGAGAAAAAAGCATGA
- a CDS encoding bestrophin family protein produces the protein MIVRPHRHWFVRLFAWHGSVLPDISFRLLLNLLMSLLALALLNWYETLGIKLTLAPFSLLGVSIAVFLGFRNSVCFARFSEARHFFGALLIACRTLQRQVLALFPEDAPRIQALLLAFCYSLKHQLRRSDARADLQRLLGEDAEWVLSRRSPTNMLHLQLSHWLADQRRQGKISDLVWGNIDESLNQLAAVLGGCERLASMPVPFAYGLLLHRTVYLFCTLLPFALAPDLHYMTPLVSMFIAYTFLSLDTLAEELEMPFGYQNNHLPMDAICTNIEISLREMAGEEETLPTPLRPDAYYRLT, from the coding sequence ATGATCGTTCGTCCCCATCGCCACTGGTTCGTTCGTTTGTTCGCCTGGCACGGCTCCGTGCTGCCTGATATTTCGTTTCGTTTATTGCTCAATTTGCTGATGTCGCTGCTCGCGCTCGCGCTGCTCAACTGGTATGAGACGCTGGGCATTAAGCTGACGCTGGCGCCATTCAGCCTGCTCGGTGTCTCTATCGCGGTGTTTCTCGGCTTCCGCAACAGCGTCTGCTTTGCCCGCTTCAGCGAGGCGCGCCATTTTTTTGGCGCGCTGCTTATCGCCTGCCGCACCCTGCAGCGTCAGGTGCTGGCGCTCTTTCCTGAGGATGCGCCGCGTATTCAGGCGCTGCTGCTCGCCTTCTGCTACAGCCTGAAGCATCAGCTGCGCCGCAGCGACGCGCGCGCCGATCTGCAGCGGCTGCTGGGCGAAGATGCCGAGTGGGTGCTGTCGCGCCGCTCGCCAACCAATATGCTGCACCTTCAGCTGTCGCACTGGCTGGCAGATCAGCGTCGTCAGGGGAAAATCAGCGACCTGGTGTGGGGCAATATCGACGAAAGCCTGAATCAGCTGGCGGCGGTGCTCGGCGGCTGCGAGCGGCTGGCGAGCATGCCGGTGCCCTTCGCCTATGGGCTGCTGCTGCACCGCACCGTCTATCTCTTCTGCACGCTGCTGCCGTTCGCGCTGGCGCCCGATCTGCACTATATGACGCCGCTGGTATCGATGTTTATCGCCTACACCTTTTTGTCGCTCGATACGCTGGCGGAAGAGCTGGAGATGCCTTTCGGCTATCAAAACAACCATCTGCCGATGGATGCGATTTGCACCAATATCGAGATCAGCCTGCGGGAAATGGCCGGGGAAGAGGAGACGCTGCCGACGCCGCTGCGCCCGGACGCTTACTACCGGTTAACCTAG
- a CDS encoding porin: MMKRALAAAVVSSLLGISAGQAAEIYNKDGNKLDLVGKINVSHLFSSDSSNDGDTSSYTRLGFKGETKITDQLTGYGFWQYQYSLRNSEGSDAQNGNRTRLGYAGLKFGNAGSLDYGRNYGLVYDALAYTDMLPFFGGDSGYTDAFLAGRSTGLLTWRNKDFFGLVKGLNLAAQYEGKNDRAGNTDGVRRSNGDGYALSASYAFDFGLSFTGAFASLDRTETQNAAARGDGDKAQNWATAVKYDANQIYLAAMYGETLNATPISGGFANKAQNFEAVAQYQFLNGLRPSIGYVSSKGKEIENIGDADIVKYVSVGTTYYFNKNMSTYVEYKINLLDDNNPLGLKTDDITAVGLIYQF; encoded by the coding sequence ATGATGAAGCGCGCTTTAGCGGCGGCAGTGGTGTCGTCTCTGCTCGGAATATCTGCCGGTCAGGCAGCGGAAATTTATAATAAAGATGGCAATAAACTCGACTTAGTGGGAAAAATTAACGTCTCGCACCTCTTTTCCAGCGACAGCAGTAACGACGGCGATACCTCTTCCTACACCCGCCTGGGCTTTAAGGGCGAAACCAAAATCACCGACCAGCTTACCGGCTATGGCTTCTGGCAGTATCAGTACAGCCTGCGCAATTCGGAAGGCAGCGATGCGCAGAACGGCAACCGCACCCGTCTCGGCTATGCCGGTCTGAAGTTTGGCAACGCCGGTTCGCTGGACTACGGCCGCAATTACGGTCTGGTTTACGACGCGCTCGCCTATACCGATATGCTGCCCTTCTTCGGCGGTGATTCAGGCTATACCGACGCCTTCCTGGCGGGACGCTCTACCGGCCTGCTCACCTGGCGCAATAAAGATTTCTTCGGCCTGGTCAAGGGGCTGAACCTGGCGGCGCAGTATGAAGGCAAAAACGATCGCGCCGGCAACACCGACGGCGTGCGCCGCTCCAACGGCGACGGCTACGCTCTTTCCGCCAGCTACGCCTTCGATTTCGGCCTGAGCTTCACCGGCGCATTCGCCAGCCTCGACCGCACCGAGACGCAAAACGCGGCGGCGCGCGGCGACGGCGACAAGGCGCAAAACTGGGCGACGGCGGTGAAATATGACGCCAACCAGATCTATCTGGCGGCGATGTATGGCGAAACCCTGAACGCCACGCCGATCAGCGGCGGCTTTGCCAACAAAGCGCAGAACTTCGAAGCGGTGGCGCAGTATCAGTTCCTGAACGGCCTGCGTCCGTCGATTGGCTACGTCTCCTCGAAGGGCAAAGAGATCGAGAACATTGGCGACGCCGACATCGTCAAATATGTTTCAGTGGGCACCACCTACTACTTCAACAAGAACATGTCCACCTACGTGGAGTACAAGATCAACCTGCTCGACGACAATAACCCGCTCGGTCTGAAGACCGACGATATCACCGCCGTTGGCCTGATCTACCAGTTCTGA
- a CDS encoding YchO/YchP family invasin, producing the protein MFFHRFARLFFASSPLAVAILSAVPAAQAFTSSASVAETPFEDPARFNQQLAALPSLGNAQNDDEWNKRLAAIAKDIGEASQNGDSDTSFGQQAGVWAFNHFRDEVASRVESEGQSLLSPYGNAQLDLMVDMQGNFTGTGGDLFSALADERSYLTFSQVGVRDTSDGLVGNVGLGQRWVTPNWLLGYNAFLDRSFDIGQQRASLGTEAWNENLRFSANYYHPLDGWKNSGETQQQRMARGYDITTQSYLPFYRQLGVSLSWEQYFGDNVDLFHSGNRYHNPYALSLGLSYTPVPLVTLSASHKTSSAGETQDQLGLKLNYRFGVALSKQLEPGNVAEARSLRGSRYDRVTRSDTPVLNFRQRKTLSVFLATPPWQLTPGESLPLKLQIRHSNPIKAVSWQGDTQALSLTPPADNSQPQGWSLIVPAWDDSPGASNEYHLSVTLEDDKQQRVTSNWITLTVQPPMQADAAQGSDRFDIMAP; encoded by the coding sequence ATGTTTTTTCATCGCTTTGCCCGCTTGTTTTTTGCCTCTTCGCCTCTCGCCGTGGCGATCCTTTCCGCTGTGCCTGCTGCTCAGGCTTTCACCTCTTCCGCCTCGGTAGCGGAGACGCCCTTCGAGGACCCGGCGCGCTTTAACCAGCAGCTGGCGGCGCTGCCGTCGCTGGGCAACGCGCAGAACGACGACGAGTGGAATAAGCGGCTCGCCGCTATCGCCAAAGATATCGGCGAAGCGAGCCAGAACGGCGACAGCGATACCAGTTTCGGCCAGCAGGCGGGCGTCTGGGCCTTTAACCATTTCCGCGACGAGGTGGCGAGCCGCGTTGAGAGCGAAGGGCAGTCGCTGCTCTCGCCCTACGGCAACGCCCAGCTCGATCTGATGGTGGATATGCAGGGCAACTTTACCGGCACCGGCGGCGATCTCTTCAGCGCGCTGGCGGACGAGCGCAGCTATCTTACCTTTAGCCAGGTCGGGGTGCGCGATACCAGCGACGGGCTGGTGGGCAACGTCGGGCTGGGCCAGCGCTGGGTGACGCCGAACTGGCTGCTAGGCTATAACGCCTTTCTCGATCGCAGCTTTGATATCGGCCAGCAGCGCGCCTCGCTCGGCACCGAAGCCTGGAATGAGAATCTGCGCTTCTCCGCCAACTACTATCACCCGCTGGACGGCTGGAAGAACAGCGGCGAAACCCAGCAGCAGCGCATGGCGCGCGGCTATGACATCACCACCCAGAGCTATCTGCCATTCTATCGCCAGCTCGGCGTTTCCCTGAGCTGGGAGCAATATTTTGGTGACAACGTCGATCTGTTTCACAGCGGCAACCGCTATCATAATCCCTACGCGCTGTCGCTTGGTCTCTCCTATACGCCGGTGCCGCTGGTAACCCTTTCAGCCAGCCACAAAACAAGCAGCGCGGGCGAAACGCAGGATCAGCTGGGACTGAAGCTTAACTATCGCTTCGGCGTGGCGCTGAGCAAGCAGCTGGAGCCAGGCAACGTCGCCGAGGCGCGTTCGCTGCGCGGCAGCCGCTACGATCGCGTCACCCGTTCCGACACGCCGGTGCTCAATTTCCGCCAGCGCAAAACCCTGTCGGTGTTTCTCGCCACGCCGCCGTGGCAGCTGACGCCGGGCGAAAGCCTGCCGCTGAAGCTGCAGATCCGCCACAGCAACCCGATCAAGGCGGTGAGCTGGCAGGGCGATACCCAGGCGCTGAGCCTGACGCCGCCGGCGGATAACAGCCAGCCGCAGGGCTGGAGCCTGATTGTGCCCGCCTGGGACGACTCGCCGGGTGCCAGCAACGAGTATCATCTGTCGGTGACGCTGGAGGATGATAAGCAGCAGCGCGTTACCTCGAACTGGATCACCCTGACGGTGCAGCCGCCGATGCAGGCCGATGCCGCGCAGGGGTCAGATCGCTTCGATATTATGGCACCCTGA
- a CDS encoding ABC transporter permease — MNQKYLLYMYLLKARTFIALLIVIGFFSVMVPNFLTPSNLLIMTQHVAITGLLAIGMTLVILTGGIDLSVGAVAGICGMVAGALLTSGVPLWHGNTLFLNVPEVILTVALFGVLIGLINGAVITRLGVAPFICTLGMMYVARGAALLFNDGSTYANLVGLPALGNTGFAFLGSGTLLGVYLPIWLMVGFLLLGLYLTRKTPLGRYIYATGGNESAARLAGVPIVKVKIFVYAFSGLCAGLVGLVVASQLQTAHPMTGNMFEMDAIGATVLGGTALAGGRGRVSGSIIGAFVIVFLADGMVMMGVSDFWQMVIKGLVIVTAVVIDQFQQRLQSKVVLLRRHEKKQQSTSVSEVSHG, encoded by the coding sequence ATGAACCAAAAATACCTGCTCTATATGTACCTGCTGAAGGCGCGCACCTTTATCGCGCTGCTGATCGTTATCGGCTTTTTCAGCGTGATGGTGCCCAACTTTCTCACGCCGTCAAACCTGCTGATTATGACCCAGCACGTCGCCATTACCGGGCTGCTGGCGATCGGCATGACGCTGGTGATCCTTACCGGCGGCATCGATCTCTCGGTGGGCGCGGTGGCGGGCATCTGCGGCATGGTGGCGGGGGCGCTGCTCACCAGCGGCGTGCCGCTGTGGCACGGCAATACCCTGTTCCTTAACGTGCCGGAGGTGATCCTCACTGTGGCGCTGTTTGGCGTGCTGATCGGGCTGATCAACGGCGCGGTAATTACCCGGCTGGGCGTCGCGCCCTTTATCTGCACTCTCGGCATGATGTACGTGGCGCGTGGCGCGGCGCTGCTGTTTAACGACGGCAGCACCTACGCCAACCTGGTGGGCCTGCCGGCGCTCGGCAATACCGGCTTCGCCTTTCTCGGCTCCGGCACCCTGCTTGGCGTCTATCTGCCAATCTGGCTGATGGTGGGCTTTCTGCTGCTCGGCCTCTATCTGACGCGCAAAACGCCGCTGGGACGCTATATCTACGCCACCGGCGGCAATGAGTCGGCCGCGCGGCTGGCGGGGGTGCCGATCGTAAAGGTGAAGATTTTCGTCTACGCCTTCTCTGGCCTCTGCGCCGGGCTGGTGGGGCTGGTGGTAGCGTCGCAGCTGCAAACCGCTCATCCCATGACCGGCAATATGTTTGAGATGGACGCCATCGGCGCCACGGTGCTGGGCGGTACGGCGCTGGCAGGCGGTCGCGGGCGCGTATCCGGCTCGATTATCGGCGCGTTCGTGATCGTCTTCCTCGCCGACGGCATGGTGATGATGGGCGTCAGCGACTTCTGGCAGATGGTGATCAAGGGGCTGGTGATCGTTACCGCCGTGGTGATCGACCAGTTCCAGCAGCGGTTGCAAAGCAAAGTGGTGCTGCTGCGTCGCCATGAAAAAAAGCAGCAGTCGACATCGGTATCTGAAGTCAGTCATGGATAA
- a CDS encoding glucose 1-dehydrogenase — translation MTRNFQGQTVVITGACRGIGEGIAARFARDGANLVMVSNAERVFSTAEALKQAYGSDILALQVDVTDEAAVQQLYQQASDRFGRIDVSIQNAGVITIDRFDAMPKADFDKVLAVNTTGVWLCCREAAKYMVRQNGGSLINTSSGQGRQGFIYTPHYAASKMGVIGITQSLALELAPWHITVNAFCPGIIESEMWDYNDRVWGEILSSEQKTYGKGELMAEWVENIPLKRAGQPEDVAGLVAFLASDDARYITGQTINVDGGLIFS, via the coding sequence ATGACGCGTAATTTCCAGGGACAAACCGTGGTGATCACCGGCGCCTGCCGCGGCATTGGGGAAGGCATCGCGGCGCGCTTCGCGCGCGACGGCGCAAATCTGGTGATGGTTTCCAACGCCGAGCGGGTGTTTAGCACCGCCGAGGCGCTGAAGCAGGCGTACGGCAGCGATATTCTGGCGCTGCAGGTGGACGTTACCGACGAAGCCGCGGTTCAGCAGCTCTATCAGCAGGCGTCCGACCGCTTTGGCCGCATCGACGTGTCGATCCAGAATGCGGGCGTCATCACCATCGACCGCTTCGACGCCATGCCGAAAGCGGATTTTGACAAGGTGCTGGCGGTGAACACCACCGGCGTCTGGCTCTGCTGCCGCGAGGCGGCGAAGTATATGGTGCGGCAGAACGGCGGCAGCCTGATCAATACCTCATCGGGTCAGGGGCGGCAGGGGTTTATCTACACGCCGCACTACGCGGCGAGCAAGATGGGGGTGATCGGCATTACCCAGAGCCTGGCGCTGGAGCTTGCGCCCTGGCATATCACCGTCAACGCCTTCTGTCCCGGCATTATCGAAAGCGAGATGTGGGACTACAACGATCGCGTCTGGGGCGAGATCCTCAGCAGCGAGCAGAAAACCTATGGCAAGGGCGAGCTGATGGCGGAGTGGGTAGAGAATATTCCGCTGAAGCGCGCTGGCCAGCCGGAAGATGTCGCCGGGCTGGTGGCCTTTCTCGCCTCTGACGACGCGCGCTACATTACCGGCCAGACCATCAACGTCGATGGCGGGCTAATCTTCTCCTGA
- the astD gene encoding succinylglutamate-semialdehyde dehydrogenase — protein MTQMINGEWQPGRGDALRKVDPVFGETLWQGEAATAEQIAQAAAAARAAFPGWARRPFAERQALAERFAALLESHKIELAETIAAETGKPRWEALTEVQAMINKIAISVKAFHARTGEQHEGESSLRHRPHGVLAVFGPYNFPGHLPNGHIVPALLAGNCVLFKPSELTPLTAEKTVRLWLEAGLPRGVLALLQGARATGQALAAEAQIDGVLFTGSAGTGYQLHRQFAGQPEKMLALEMGGNNALIVEDPADIDAAVHIAIQSAFITAGQRCTCARRLLVKRGAAGDAFLQRLLAVSARLQPGAWNAEPQPFMGSVISIDAAEKIYQAWQQRVALGGTPLLEMRWPQRSSALLTPGIIDVTQVSGLPDEEVFGPLLNVIRYESFDEAIRLANDTRYGLSCGLISPSRAQFDQLLLEARAGIVNWNKPLTGAASSAPFGGIGASGNHRASAWYAADYCAWPMASLETPDLTLPAALSPGLDFSAQEEQA, from the coding sequence ATGACGCAGATGATTAACGGCGAGTGGCAGCCGGGCCGCGGCGACGCCTTGCGTAAAGTCGACCCGGTGTTCGGCGAGACGCTGTGGCAGGGCGAGGCCGCCACGGCGGAGCAGATCGCCCAGGCCGCCGCCGCCGCCCGCGCGGCGTTTCCCGGCTGGGCGCGTCGGCCATTTGCCGAGCGTCAGGCGCTGGCCGAACGTTTCGCCGCGCTGCTGGAAAGCCATAAAATCGAGCTGGCGGAAACCATCGCCGCCGAAACCGGCAAGCCGCGCTGGGAGGCGCTGACCGAAGTGCAGGCGATGATCAATAAAATCGCTATCTCGGTAAAAGCCTTTCACGCGCGCACCGGCGAACAGCATGAGGGCGAAAGCTCGCTGCGCCATCGGCCGCACGGCGTGCTGGCGGTGTTTGGCCCCTATAACTTTCCCGGCCATCTGCCTAACGGCCATATCGTGCCGGCGCTGCTGGCGGGCAACTGCGTGCTGTTCAAGCCGAGCGAGCTGACGCCGCTGACGGCGGAAAAAACCGTGCGCCTCTGGCTGGAGGCGGGGCTGCCGCGCGGCGTGCTGGCGCTGCTGCAGGGGGCGCGCGCCACCGGGCAGGCGCTGGCGGCGGAGGCGCAGATCGACGGCGTACTCTTTACCGGCAGCGCGGGAACCGGCTACCAGCTGCACCGCCAGTTCGCCGGCCAGCCGGAGAAAATGCTGGCGCTGGAGATGGGCGGCAACAATGCGCTGATCGTTGAGGATCCAGCCGATATCGACGCGGCGGTGCATATCGCTATTCAGTCCGCCTTTATTACCGCCGGACAGCGCTGCACCTGCGCGCGCCGTCTGCTGGTGAAGCGCGGCGCGGCGGGAGACGCCTTCCTGCAGCGGCTGCTGGCGGTGAGTGCGCGGCTGCAGCCGGGCGCGTGGAACGCCGAGCCGCAGCCCTTTATGGGCAGCGTTATCTCCATCGACGCGGCGGAAAAGATCTATCAGGCGTGGCAGCAGCGCGTCGCGCTCGGCGGCACGCCGCTGCTGGAGATGCGCTGGCCGCAGCGCAGCAGCGCGCTGCTGACGCCAGGCATTATCGACGTCACGCAGGTGAGCGGGCTGCCGGACGAAGAGGTGTTCGGCCCGCTGCTTAACGTTATTCGCTATGAGAGCTTCGATGAGGCGATCCGCCTCGCCAACGACACGCGCTACGGCCTGTCGTGCGGCTTGATCTCGCCGTCGCGCGCGCAGTTTGACCAGCTGCTGCTGGAGGCACGCGCCGGGATCGTTAACTGGAACAAGCCGCTGACCGGGGCGGCGAGCAGCGCGCCGTTTGGCGGTATCGGTGCGTCGGGTAACCACCGCGCCAGCGCCTGGTATGCGGCGGACTACTGCGCCTGGCCGATGGCGTCGCTGGAGACGCCCGACCTGACGCTGCCCGCCGCGCTCTCGCCGGGACTCGATTTCTCCGCCCAGGAGGAGCAGGCATGA
- a CDS encoding aspartate aminotransferase family protein yields MSLQVSRHDFDQWMVPVYAPANFVPVRASGSTLWDQNGKEYIDFAGGIAVNALGHAHPALQQALTEQASRLWHTGNGYTNEPILRLAKQLIDATFADRVFFCNSGAEANEAALKLARKVAHDRFGSHKSGIVAFNNAFHGRTLFTVSAGGQPAYSKDFAPLPPDIRHTPFNDLEAAAQLIDDNTCAVIVEPIQGEGGVLPADPAFLRGLRALCDQHQALLIFDEVQSGVGRTGSLYAYMHYGVTPDVLTTAKALGGGFPIGAMLTREDLAQVMNVGTHGTTYGGNPLAGAVAGKVLELINQPETMAGVAARHQWIVEALEAINQRLHLFKEVRGLGLLIGAVLNEDYAGKAKQFNLAAAEQGVMVLIAGANVVRFAPALNISEEEVKTGMARFAVACEHLARGSTS; encoded by the coding sequence ATGTCACTGCAGGTTTCGCGTCACGATTTCGATCAATGGATGGTGCCGGTTTATGCGCCAGCGAACTTTGTACCGGTACGCGCATCGGGTTCGACCCTCTGGGATCAAAACGGCAAAGAGTATATCGACTTTGCCGGCGGCATTGCGGTCAACGCGCTGGGACATGCGCATCCGGCGCTGCAGCAGGCGCTGACTGAGCAGGCGTCACGCCTGTGGCATACCGGCAACGGCTATACCAACGAGCCGATTTTGCGCCTGGCGAAGCAGCTGATCGACGCCACCTTCGCTGACCGCGTCTTCTTCTGCAACTCCGGCGCTGAAGCCAACGAGGCGGCGCTGAAGCTGGCGCGTAAAGTGGCGCACGATCGCTTCGGCAGCCATAAAAGCGGCATTGTCGCCTTTAATAACGCCTTTCACGGCCGCACGCTGTTTACCGTTTCTGCAGGCGGTCAGCCCGCCTATTCAAAAGATTTCGCGCCGCTGCCGCCTGATATCCGCCATACGCCGTTTAACGATCTGGAAGCGGCAGCGCAGCTGATCGATGACAACACCTGCGCGGTAATCGTCGAGCCCATTCAGGGCGAAGGCGGCGTGCTGCCCGCCGATCCCGCCTTTTTGCGCGGCCTGCGCGCGCTGTGCGACCAGCATCAGGCGCTGCTGATTTTTGACGAAGTGCAGAGCGGCGTGGGCCGCACCGGTTCGCTCTACGCCTATATGCACTACGGCGTGACGCCGGACGTGCTCACCACCGCCAAGGCGCTGGGCGGCGGTTTCCCTATCGGCGCGATGCTGACGCGCGAAGATCTGGCGCAGGTGATGAATGTTGGCACCCACGGCACCACCTACGGCGGCAATCCGCTGGCGGGCGCGGTGGCGGGCAAGGTGCTGGAGCTGATCAACCAGCCTGAAACCATGGCGGGCGTCGCGGCGCGTCATCAATGGATTGTCGAAGCGCTGGAGGCGATTAACCAGCGGCTGCATCTGTTTAAAGAGGTGCGCGGCCTGGGCCTGCTCATCGGCGCGGTGCTGAACGAAGACTATGCCGGAAAAGCGAAGCAGTTTAACCTGGCGGCCGCCGAGCAGGGCGTTATGGTGCTGATCGCTGGCGCTAACGTGGTGCGCTTCGCGCCGGCGCTCAATATCAGCGAAGAGGAAGTGAAAACCGGCATGGCACGCTTCGCCGTCGCTTGCGAACATCTGGCGCGAGGATCGACATCATGA
- the astB gene encoding N-succinylarginine dihydrolase, which translates to MKATEANFDGLVGLTHHYAGLSFGNEASTRHQHQPSNPRLAAKQGLLKMKVLADRGFVQGVIPPHERPNLPLLRQLGFRGSDEQVLAQAAKASPGLLSAVSSASAMWVANAATVSPSADSADGRVHFTVANLNNKFHRAMEAPQTTRLLRAIFRDPQHFEVHDALPQVALFGDEGAANHNRLGAQYGERSLQLFVYGRDDNGGIAPGRYPARQTLQASQAVARLHQLDEHHRIFVQQNPQVIDQGVFHNDVIAVSNREVLFCHQRAFVDQPALLETLQRRVPGFTAIEVPDTRVSVADAVSTYLFNSQLLSREDGTMLLVLPEESRQHPGVWGYLSELVEQGGPVRELVSFDLRESMQNGGGPACLRLRVVLTPQERQALNPAVIMNDRLFVTLNAWVDRHYRDRLTQADLADPQLLREGRDALDELTRLLDLGNVYAFQQ; encoded by the coding sequence ATGAAAGCAACAGAAGCGAACTTTGACGGGCTGGTCGGCCTGACGCACCACTATGCCGGACTCTCCTTCGGCAACGAAGCCTCGACGCGCCACCAGCATCAGCCGTCGAATCCGCGCCTGGCGGCGAAGCAGGGGCTGCTGAAGATGAAGGTGCTGGCGGACAGGGGCTTTGTGCAGGGCGTGATCCCGCCGCACGAGCGGCCGAACCTGCCGCTGCTGCGACAGCTCGGCTTTCGCGGCAGCGACGAACAGGTGCTGGCGCAGGCGGCGAAGGCCTCGCCGGGGCTGCTGTCGGCGGTCAGCTCCGCCTCGGCGATGTGGGTCGCCAACGCGGCAACGGTGTCGCCCTCGGCCGACAGCGCCGACGGGCGCGTACACTTCACCGTCGCCAACCTGAACAATAAATTCCATCGCGCCATGGAGGCGCCGCAGACCACCCGGCTGCTGCGCGCCATTTTCCGCGATCCGCAGCACTTCGAGGTGCACGACGCGCTGCCGCAGGTGGCGCTGTTCGGTGACGAAGGGGCCGCGAACCATAACCGCCTCGGCGCGCAGTATGGCGAACGCAGCCTGCAGCTCTTCGTTTACGGACGCGACGACAACGGCGGTATCGCGCCGGGACGCTATCCCGCACGCCAGACGCTACAGGCGAGCCAGGCGGTGGCCAGACTGCATCAGCTCGACGAGCACCACAGGATCTTTGTCCAGCAGAACCCGCAGGTGATCGATCAGGGGGTGTTTCATAACGACGTCATCGCGGTAAGCAACCGTGAAGTGCTGTTCTGCCACCAGCGGGCGTTTGTCGATCAGCCGGCGCTGCTGGAGACGCTGCAGCGCCGCGTGCCTGGCTTCACCGCCATCGAGGTGCCCGACACCCGCGTTTCGGTGGCGGACGCGGTCAGCACCTATCTGTTCAACAGCCAGCTACTGAGCCGCGAAGATGGCACGATGCTGCTGGTGCTGCCGGAAGAGTCGCGCCAGCATCCCGGGGTCTGGGGCTACCTGAGCGAGCTGGTGGAGCAGGGCGGCCCGGTGCGCGAGCTGGTGAGCTTCGACCTGCGTGAAAGCATGCAAAACGGCGGCGGCCCCGCCTGCCTGCGGCTGCGCGTCGTGCTGACGCCGCAGGAGCGGCAGGCGTTGAATCCGGCGGTGATAATGAACGATCGGCTGTTCGTCACCCTTAACGCCTGGGTGGATCGCCACTATCGCGATCGCCTGACGCAGGCGGATCTGGCCGATCCGCAGCTGTTAAGAGAGGGACGCGACGCGCTGGACGAGCTGACCCGGCTGCTGGACTTAGGCAACGTCTACGCGTTTCAGCAGTAG